The Desulfovibrio sp. Fe33 genome includes the window AAGGCGGCCTACACCCGCGACGAAGTGGCGGCGGCTCTCAAAAAATGGACGGGCAAAACAGACAAGGATTTCAACAGCGAGTATGCCGAGAGCCGTCTGACCAACCTCATTCTGGTTCTGGGCTACATGGACGCCCTGGGCATCAAGGAAGTCCACCCGCTGAAGGTCAACCAGGCCGACGGCCTGCTGGCTGCCCGGGAATTCTGGTAGGCCGCGCCGCCTACCGCAGGGGCTCGCCCAGCCTGTCCGACCAGTCGGATGCCCCGGTGTCGCCGGGGAAATACACGTATCCGGCCCTTCCCTTTATCCGCGTCCTGGGCACCGGCCCGAGCCAACGCGAGTCGTAGCTGTCCTCGCGGTTGTCGCCCATGAGAAAATATTCGTCCTCTCCCAGGACCACCGGACCGAAGAGGTCCCGCACCGGGATCATCCCCTCCTTGGAATGGAAGGCGTAAGCCTCCTCCAGCGGAACGCCGTTCACCAGCACCTGCCGATCCCTGATCTCCACGGTCTCGCCGGGCAACCCGACGATCCGCTTGACGAAATCGAACTCCCGGGTGGCCGGCAGGGAAAATATGACGATCTCGCCCCGGCGCAGTTCGTCCTCGGGCTCCAGGATCTCGACCATAAAATGATCGCCCTCGCGAATGGTGGGCAGCATGGACGCGGACGGCACCTGGTAGGCCATGAAAAACCGCCCCTTGACCACATCCTCGAACACCAGGCCCGAAACGAAGCTGACGAGCAGGCAAAGCAGATAGACCCACCACCTGTTACACGGCTTGAGCGTGTATTCCTTCAGCCTCCGGGCCACGGCGAAAGCCTCCCCGGCCACGAACAGGTTGTAGCCGAGCAGGATCGACACGCACAGGAGCATGGCCGCGAAATCCGCCCAGAACAGAAGCATGAACAGGGCCAGGGCCAACTCGGCCAGATAGAAGCCGATCCCCTTTTTCCACTGGCCGTTGTAGACTTGGCCCAATCCCGGCGCAGCCAGGGAAAGGAGCAGCGCCAGCCAGGGGTTGCGGGGCTTGACGAAGCCCCGATTCGTATGAACATCGATATGGGTCATGTATGGACCCTCCCGAACCGGAGGCGGCCGGTTTGAGCGATTCGTCCCCGGCCTTGCGCTCTTGGCCGGGGCCGCGATCCGATACGGATGCGGGACAAGGGGAAAAACTCGTCTAAGGAAAAGAGTGCCAGATTCCGGCACGTTTGGCCAGGCGAAGACGAAAATCAGGCGGCTGGAATATAATCCCGCCCAAGCACGCTGCCGCGCTCGTCGAAAAACTTGAAAATTTCCTCCCGCGCCCCCCGGCTGGCCACATAGGGGATGCAAAAACCTTCCCCCGGTCCCGGTATCTCCGAGCGGTCGCGGACCGTCAGGCCGTTCACCCTGTGGCCGATTTTCTTCGGGTCCACATCGTAATAGGCGGCGAACTTGATGCCATGGGCAAGAAGCCGGTCGGCCCGCTTGCGGGTGGTGCGTCCCGAACCGAGGATATGGACCACCGGATGATGCGGATTGTTCCGCTTCAACCATCGGGCAAGGTATTCGGTCTTGATGCGGTAAAAGGCGTCCACGTCATAGCGGGGATGGGTGCGCGACAGCCTGTCCGGCGGATCGTTCCAGACCAGCAGTTCGGCGTCCGCCTTCATCATGCGCACCCCGCCTTCCAGCCAACGCAGGAGCAGGTCGTAATCCTCGGGGAAATCACCCTCCCGATAGGGGCCATGTTCCTCCAGGGTGGACCGGCGGAACATGATCGACGGATTGGGCACGGGAAATTCCACGAACCGGTTGAGGCTGATGGCCTCGTGGGTGAGAAGTTTGTTGGTCCAGTCCACATAGCGGGCGTACCCGCGGCAGGTTTTCCGGCAGCCGCCGAACCGCACCCGGCACCCGGCAAGGCCAACGTCGGGGTGGCCGTCAAGAAGCGCGGCCTGCGCGGCCAGCCTCCCCGGCAAGGCGATGTCGTCGGCGTCCATGCGGGCGATATACTCGCCCCGCGCGGCCTCGATGGCCGCGTTGGCCGCGCGGATGACGCCGCCGTGCGGAATCGAAAAACAACGAACGCGGGAATCCCGGCGCGCATACTCGGCCAGGATTCCCGCAGTGTCGTCGGTACTGCCGTCGTTCACGGCCACCACCTCGAAATCCGCGCCCTCCTGCGCCAGGAGCGAATCGAGCGCTTCGGCCACGGTATCCCCGCACTCATAGCAGGGCATGGTCACGGATATTCTCGGGGCGGCCACGACGCTATTCCGCCTGCGCCTTGCTTTCGGCCACGGCCGCCTTGATACGGCAGACCGAACAGATTTCGGCGCTGGTCGGCGAGCCGCACTCGGTGCACGGGGCGAGTTCCGCCCCGCTCTCCTTTTCCATGTGCGCGAAAGCGGGCTTTCCGTTCTTCAGAAACGACTGATAGAACTGGAGTTTCTGTCCTGGACTGCGGTGCTCGAGCTCACCCCACAACTCCTTGTGGCCGGTGAAGCTGGCCCCCGAAGCATACGGGCAGGGATCGGAATGAATCTCGATCCCCTTGAGGAAGGCGTAGTTGGCGGTCTCGAACTCGCTCAGCCTGAACAGCGGCTTGACCTTGCGCACGAACCCTTCGGACGCGGGCAGGACAGGCCCCTGGTCGGACAGGTAGGCCGTGTCCCAGCGCAGGGTGTTGGCGAACAGCCGGGCCACCTCGTCATCCAGGTTATGTCCCGTGGCCAGGACGTCGAAGCCTTCCTCCACGGCGATACGGTTGAAATGATGGCGCTTCATTTTTCCGCACACGGCGCAGACCGGGCGTTTGATGTGCTTCTTGACGTCGGGGATGGGCAGCCCCCAGGCCGCCATCTCGAAGACGCGCAAGGGAAGCTCGTGAAGCGAGCAGAAATCCTCGACCTTTTTCCGGGCCTTCTCCGAAGAATTCGGGATGCCCAGGTCGATGTGCAGGCCGGTCACGTCGTACCCCTGCAACTTCAATTCGAGCATCAGCGCAAGGGAATCCTTGCCCCCGGACAAGGCCACCAGGATGCGGTCGTCATGGGTGAACATCTTTTCGCGGCGGATGGCCGTCTCCACCTGCTTGGTGAAGAAAAGCGGGTAACAGTCCGCGCAAAAACCTGAATGGTGGCTCGGCAGGGCCACGTGGGCCGTCTTGCGGCATCGGGTGCATTTCATGTGTCGCCCCCCTAACCGGCCGAGGTTACTTTGCGGACCAGCAACTCGTCCCCATGGGAGAGCTTGCGGTCCGCGGTGAGCAATTCGCCGCGCCTGGCGACGATAGCCATGGTGGAACGGAGCTGCAATTTGTTCAGTACAGCCTGCACCGTGCGAATGTCGCTCAGCTCGATGCGCTTTCCGTCCGGTTCAAGATTAACAAAGATCATGTGGGTCTCCTTTGCCGCAGGTCATTTTGAGGGCCAACGGCTGGCCGGACAGTACCCAGGTTGGCGATCGAGTTCAAGTTCGCCCCCTCCCGCCGTCCCGCACACCGTGAGCGCGATGATTATTCGCCATAAAGGTTCAAACCGCGGTTGACCCTAAAGTGAAATATCGCCTATGTTCGAAACAAGGGCTAAATCCAAGGAGGAAGCCATGAGCCAACCAAAGATTCTCGTCGTCGACGATGAAAAACACATCCGAATGCTCTATAGGGAAGAACTGGAGGCGGACGGCTATACCGTGGCCACCTCGGACGGCGAGGAGGACATTCTCGACGTCGTCGCCAGGGAACGTCCGACCATCGTCATTCTGGACATCAAGCTGGGCGTCAACCGCTCCGGGCTCGATCTGTTGCAGGAAATCCGCACCAAGGATCAGCAGATACCCGTCATACTCTCGACGGCCTACGATTCATTCCAGCACGACCTCAAATCCATCGCCGCGGACTACTACGTGGTCAAGTCGGTGGATCTGACCGAACTGAAGGACAAGGTCAGAATGGCGCTGAACAAAGCCGGCTCGTAGCCGACCGCCACGCGCCTCCACTCCCGAAACGACGCCTTCCCGCAAGGGGAGGCGTCCGGCGTTTATGGCCAACCGAAAATCTGCGAAACCCGCTGCGCCCCGCATTTCACGGATGTCCGCCCACAAGACGGCGAACGTGTGAAAACGGCCGTCCAGGGCGGTCTGCCGGGCTGAATTCCCTTGCCGCCCCACCCCGTTGCATGGTAGCGGCTCCAGATGTTCGACATCACTGCACAGGACATCCGAATATATCTGACCCTGGCGCCGGGGCTGCTCATCGCCCTGGTTTTCCACGAAGTGGCGCACGGCTACGTGGCCTACCTGCTGGGCGACCCCACGGCCAAGTCGCAGGGGCGGCTGA containing:
- the lepB gene encoding signal peptidase I encodes the protein MTHIDVHTNRGFVKPRNPWLALLLSLAAPGLGQVYNGQWKKGIGFYLAELALALFMLLFWADFAAMLLCVSILLGYNLFVAGEAFAVARRLKEYTLKPCNRWWVYLLCLLVSFVSGLVFEDVVKGRFFMAYQVPSASMLPTIREGDHFMVEILEPEDELRRGEIVIFSLPATREFDFVKRIVGLPGETVEIRDRQVLVNGVPLEEAYAFHSKEGMIPVRDLFGPVVLGEDEYFLMGDNREDSYDSRWLGPVPRTRIKGRAGYVYFPGDTGASDWSDRLGEPLR
- a CDS encoding glycosyltransferase family 2 protein; its protein translation is MAAPRISVTMPCYECGDTVAEALDSLLAQEGADFEVVAVNDGSTDDTAGILAEYARRDSRVRCFSIPHGGVIRAANAAIEAARGEYIARMDADDIALPGRLAAQAALLDGHPDVGLAGCRVRFGGCRKTCRGYARYVDWTNKLLTHEAISLNRFVEFPVPNPSIMFRRSTLEEHGPYREGDFPEDYDLLLRWLEGGVRMMKADAELLVWNDPPDRLSRTHPRYDVDAFYRIKTEYLARWLKRNNPHHPVVHILGSGRTTRKRADRLLAHGIKFAAYYDVDPKKIGHRVNGLTVRDRSEIPGPGEGFCIPYVASRGAREEIFKFFDERGSVLGRDYIPAA
- a CDS encoding ATP-binding protein, coding for MKCTRCRKTAHVALPSHHSGFCADCYPLFFTKQVETAIRREKMFTHDDRILVALSGGKDSLALMLELKLQGYDVTGLHIDLGIPNSSEKARKKVEDFCSLHELPLRVFEMAAWGLPIPDVKKHIKRPVCAVCGKMKRHHFNRIAVEEGFDVLATGHNLDDEVARLFANTLRWDTAYLSDQGPVLPASEGFVRKVKPLFRLSEFETANYAFLKGIEIHSDPCPYASGASFTGHKELWGELEHRSPGQKLQFYQSFLKNGKPAFAHMEKESGAELAPCTECGSPTSAEICSVCRIKAAVAESKAQAE
- a CDS encoding response regulator, which produces MSQPKILVVDDEKHIRMLYREELEADGYTVATSDGEEDILDVVARERPTIVILDIKLGVNRSGLDLLQEIRTKDQQIPVILSTAYDSFQHDLKSIAADYYVVKSVDLTELKDKVRMALNKAGS